Part of the Pseudarthrobacter sp. NBSH8 genome is shown below.
GTCCGAAGCGGGCTACCGCCAGCGCCGCGACACCCGCGAGCTGGTCATGATGGACCCGGACAACGATATCGAGTTCTTCTTCCTCCGCCCGCGCGACATCGCCGTGTACGTCGGACGCGGAACCCTCGACGTCGGCATCACCGGCCGCGACCTGCTGCTGGACGCCGAGGTGGAGGCCGAGGAGCTGCTGCCCCTGGGCTTCGCTGCGTCCACGTTCCGCTTCGCCGGACCCGTAGGTGACTTCGCCGCCGCGGAAGAGCTGGAAGGCAAGCGCCTCGCCACCAGCTACGACGGGCTGCTCCGCGGCTACCTCGCCGAGCGGGGCATCAACGCCAAGGTAGTCCGGCTTGACGGCGCCGTGGAGTCTTCCGTTCGCCTCGGCGTAGCGGACGCCATCGCCGACGTCGTGGAAACGGGCAACACCCTCAAGGCCGCCGGGATGGAAATCTTCGGCGAGCCCATCCTCAAGTCCGAAGCTGTCCTGATCCGCCGCACCGGCGATGGCGGCGCCGCGAACGGCACGGTCAAGGAGATTGAAGTCCTGATCCGCCGCCTGCAGGGCGTCCTCGTGGCGCGCCAGTACGTGCTGATGGACTACGATATCCGCAAGGAACTCGTGGAACAGGCCGCCGCGCTGACTCCCGGCCTGGAATCGCCCACCGTCTCGCCGCTGCGCGATTCCGACTGGGTGGCTGTCCGGTCCATGGTTCCGAAGAAGGAAACCAACCGGATCATGGATGAGCTCTACGACCTCGGCGCCCGCGCCATCCTGGTCAGCAGCATCCACGCCTGCCGTATCTGAGCGTCCCTCCCGGTTCACGCCGCGCCGCAGAATCCACCCGAGAAGTCCAGGAGTCCCCATGGCTGTAGCTGTACGAGTCATCCCCTGCCTCGATGTCGACGCCGGGCGCGTTGTGAAGGGCATCAACTTCGAGGGGCTCCGCGACGCGGGGGACCCGGTGGGGCTGGCCCACCGCTACGACAATGCGGGCGCCGACGAACTGACGTTCCTGGACGTCACGGCATCCTCCGGGAACCGCGAAACCACCTTCGATGTGGTCCGCCGCACGGCCGAGGAAGTCTTCATCCCCCTGACCGTGGGCGGCGGTGTCCGCGGCGTCGCCGAGGTGGACAAGCTCCTGCGTTTCGGCGCGGACAAGGCCTCCATCAACACGGCCGCCGTTGCCCGGCCGGACGTCATCAACGAAATCAGCCGGCACTTCGGTTCGCAGGTGCTGGTCCTGTCCGTGGACGCCCGCCGGACCCGCCCGGGGTCCCGGCCCACGCCGTCGGGGTTTGAAGTGACCACCCACGGTGGGCGTACGGGTACAGGGATCGACGCCATCGAGTGGGCCAGGGAGGCCGCCGACCGCGGCATCGGCGAAATCCTGCTCAACTCCATCGATGCCGACGGCACGAAGGACGGCTTCGACCTGGAACTGATCCGCATGGTCCGGGCAGCGGTGAAAG
Proteins encoded:
- the hisG gene encoding ATP phosphoribosyltransferase → MLRVAVPNKGSLSEAASAMLSEAGYRQRRDTRELVMMDPDNDIEFFFLRPRDIAVYVGRGTLDVGITGRDLLLDAEVEAEELLPLGFAASTFRFAGPVGDFAAAEELEGKRLATSYDGLLRGYLAERGINAKVVRLDGAVESSVRLGVADAIADVVETGNTLKAAGMEIFGEPILKSEAVLIRRTGDGGAANGTVKEIEVLIRRLQGVLVARQYVLMDYDIRKELVEQAAALTPGLESPTVSPLRDSDWVAVRSMVPKKETNRIMDELYDLGARAILVSSIHACRI
- the hisF gene encoding imidazole glycerol phosphate synthase subunit HisF; this translates as MAVAVRVIPCLDVDAGRVVKGINFEGLRDAGDPVGLAHRYDNAGADELTFLDVTASSGNRETTFDVVRRTAEEVFIPLTVGGGVRGVAEVDKLLRFGADKASINTAAVARPDVINEISRHFGSQVLVLSVDARRTRPGSRPTPSGFEVTTHGGRTGTGIDAIEWAREAADRGIGEILLNSIDADGTKDGFDLELIRMVRAAVKVPIIASGGAGEPAHFPPAVAAGADAVLAASIFHWGPDNMMSQVKQAIREAGFEVR